Proteins encoded by one window of Myxocyprinus asiaticus isolate MX2 ecotype Aquarium Trade chromosome 35, UBuf_Myxa_2, whole genome shotgun sequence:
- the LOC127426289 gene encoding ras-related protein rab7 — translation MTSRKKVLLKVIILGDSGVGKTSLMNQYVNKKFSNQYKATIGADFLTKEVMVDDRLVTMQIWDTAGQERFQSLGVAFYRGADCCVLVFDVTAPNTFKTLDSWRDEFLIQASPRDPENFPFVVLGNKIDLENRQVTTKRAQAWCQSKNNIPYFETSAKEAINVEQAFQTIARNALKQETEVELYNEFPEPIKLDRNDRAKPSAETCSC, via the exons ATGACATCAAGGAAGAAAGTTTTACTCAAGGTGATCATCCTCGGAGATTCCGG GGTTGGGAAAACATCTCTGATGAACCAGTATGTGAATAAAAAGTTCAGTAATCAGTACAAAGCTACTATAGGAGCAGATTTCCTGACAAAAGAGGTGATGGTTGACGACAGACTTGTCACAATGCAG ATATGGGACACAGCAGGTCAAGAGAGATTCCAGTCTTTGGGCGTGGCATTTTACCGTGGTGCAGACTGTTGTGTGCTGGTGTTCGATGTCACTGCCCCCAACACTTTCAAGACACTGGACAGCTGGAGGGATGAGTTCTTGATCCAGGCCAGCCCGCGCGACCCAGAGAACTTCCCCTTTGTGGTGCTGGGCAACAAAATTGACCTAGAGAATAGGCAG GTAACAACCAAGCGAGCACAGGCTTGGTGTCAGAGTAAGAACAATATCCCATACTTTGAGACCAGTGCAAAGGAGGCCATCAACGTAGAGCAGGCTTTCCAGACCATTGCACGCAATGCACTCAAACAG gaAACTGAAGTGGAGTTATACAATGAGTTTCCTGAGCCAATTAAACTAGACCGGAATGATAGAGCCAAGCCATCTGCAGAGACTTGTAGCTGCTGA
- the hmces gene encoding abasic site processing protein HMCES → MCGRTACTLAPEELSRACRYRDRRGQRHRPRWKDGDTDKYRPSYNKSPQSFSPVLLSNRHFNKDSPVDECVLTAMRWGLVPAWFKENDPNKMQYSTSNCRSESLLEKKSYKDPLLKGQRCVVLADGFYEWRRLEKEKQPFFIYFPQSQGGKVPSQQSTQEEKSEHSLDQGESDQEDSDWTGWRLLTMAGLFDCWTPPSGGEALYTYTVITVDASPNIQSIHDRMPAVLDGEDEVRRWLDFGEVKSLEAMKLLQPKSSLTFHPVSSLVNNSRNNSPECLQPVDPTIKKTPKPSASSKMMMSWLKTASPTKRKDTDEDSASKGPDGKTESEKQTKPTGPLQQWLLGTGSSKKPKTS, encoded by the exons ATGTGCGGGAGAACGGCGTGCACTCTCGCGCCGGAAGAGCTCAGTCGCGCGTGTCGGTACAGAGACCGGAGAGGACAACGTCACCGACCTCGATGGAAGGATGGAGACACGGATAAATACAGACCTTCATACAACAAAAGTCCTCAATCCTTCAGCCCCGTCCTGCTGTCCAACAGACACTTCAACAAG GATTCTCCTGTAGATGAGTGTGTATTGACTGCGATGCGCTGGGGTCTCGTCCCTGCCTGGTTCAAGGAAAATGACCCCAACAAGATGCAGTACAGCACCTCTAATTGCCGTAGTGAAAGCCTCCTTGAAAAGAAGTCTTACAAG GATCCTCTTCTAAAAGGCCAGCGCTGTGTTGTTCTAGCTGACGGCTTTTACGAATGGCGGCGACTGGAGAAGGAGAAACAGCCTTTCTTCATTTACTTCCCACAAAGCCAAGGGGGAAAAGTGCCCAGTCAACAAAGCACACAGGAGGAGAAGAGTGAGCATAGTCTGGACCAAGGAGAG AGTGATCAAGAAGACAGTGATTGGACAGGGTGGCGTCTGCTGACAATGGCAGGGCTATTTGACTGCTGGACTCCTCCTAGTGGTGGAGAGGCACTGTACACATATACAGTTATTACTGTAGATGCCTCACCGAACATTCAAAGCATCCACGACAG GATGCCTGCCGTGCTGGATGGAGAGGATGAGGTAAGACGGTGGTTGGACTTTGGAGAAGTGAAATCACTGGAAGCTATGAAGTTACTTCAGCCAAAgtcctccctgacctttcacCCCGTCTCGTCACTGGTCAACAATTCCCGCAATAATTCCCCAGAGTGTCTACAGCCTGTAGACCCCACAATTAAAAAG ACCCCTAAGCCTTCAGCCAGCAGTAAAATGATGATGAGCTGGCTTAAGACTGCTTCACCCACTAAGAGGAAGGATACTGATGAAGATTCTGCATCCAAAGGACCTGATGGAAAGACTGAATCTGAGAAGCAGACAAAACCAACTGGGCCTCTCCAGCAATGGCTGCTGGGAACAGGTTCAAGTAAAAAACCAAAAACCTCATAA